A window of Streptomyces sp. NBC_01689 genomic DNA:
GCGACGACCTGATGGAGAAGTTCGCGGCCGTGCCCAGCAACCACAGCCCGCACTTCGCGCCCGACCCGAGCACCCTCGCGCCGGGCGTACGGACGCTGGTGTCGGGGGCGCTCGCCTGCCTCAACGGTCCGGAAGGACCCGCCTGAGCGCCCTGTCGAGTACGGCGGCCAGTTCCGCGTCGCCCGGCGGGTCCTCGCCGAACAGCTTGCCCAGTTCGGTGGCGAAGGTCTGCGTGAAGGCCCCGTAGAGCGGAGTGCGGGGACGCTGCACGGCGCGTCGCAGCGCGGGCAGCAGGATGGTGCGCGCGTACCGGGGACGGCCCTGATCGTCGCGCGGCATGCGGTCGGCGCTCTCCGCGGTCGGCGACGCCGACGGAGAGGCGGGGGAGGCGCCGGGTGCGGCGGCCGTGCCGCAGGTCACCCCGTCGTCCTGGTAGGCGGACTCCCGGGTGGCCGCGAACCCCGCGTCGAGCAGGCAGCGTTCACTCCGTTCGCCGGTGAGGAAGCGGATCAGTTCCTTCGCCTTCGCGGCCCGCCGCGGCGACTGCGTGGTCACCGCGAGGTTCTGGCCGCCCAGCACCGCACGGCCCGGCAGCGGGGCCACGCCGACCTGCGCCTCGCCGAGCGACTGGTGCAGGGTGCGGTACGCGTACGGCCAGTGGCGCAGGAACGCCGTACGGCCGTCGGCGAAGTCGGTGAGCGACTCGGTCTCGTCGGAGCGGGACGCGTCGCCCAGTGTGTACGCGGGCTGGGCACGGGCGCGCAGTTCCGCCACCCCCTCGGTCAGCTCCGCCACGGTCGCGGTGTAGCGGCCCCGGTCGTCGGTGAGGGCGACACCGTCGGCGGCGGACAGGAACGCCTCGACGCCGTTGACCGTACGGCCCTCGTAGGGACCCAGCTGCGTGGTCCAGCCCTTCTCGTAGTCCGGCGGCCGCCGCGCGCCCGGTGCCTCGACGGCGTCGGTGAGCTCCCGCAGCCGCTGCCAGCCGACCCCCCGGCTCAGGTCGGTGTCCCGGATGTGGGCCTGCTCCAGGTAGTCGCGACGGTAGTAGAGCAGGCCGACGTCGCTGTTGAACGGCACGGCGAAGACCTTCCCGTCCCAACGGGCCGTGTCCGCCACCGACTTGATCATGTCGCCGTCGAGCATGTCCGCGCGCAGCGGGCTGATCAGGTGCGCGGCGGCGAACTCCGGCACCCAGGTCACGTCGAGGTTGACGACGTCGTACTCCGCGCCGCGCGACTGCAGCGCGCCCAGGAGCTGGCTGCGCTGTTCGTCGGCGGAGCCGGGGAGTTCGACCAGCCGGGCGTGGACCCCGGTGCGCTCCTTGTCCTGCCGGGCGTTCCACGCGTCGATCAGCTGCTGCCGGACGCCGCCCTTGCCCGTCACGTCCCGCCCGCTGGCCACGATGATGTCCCCGGGGCCGCCCGGGGAGACGGGTGCGCCGGAGGGCGTGGGTCCGCCGCCGGTGCACGCGGCGGTCAGCAGGAGCACCAGGGCGGTCGCGCACCCGTGGACCCGCCGGGCCGCCGCGCTTCCGTGCACCCGTCGTCCCGTCACTCGTCCCCCGTTCCCGTGCGCGCTACCTCGTTCCGCAGGTCGGCCACGAGATCGCCCGTGGTGTCGAGGCAACGGCCGCCGCTCTCCTCGGAGATCCGCCGGCCGGGACCGTCCTTGGCGCAGCCGCCGCTGTCCAGGGCCGCCATGACCACCGGAACCCCCTTGTCGTGGAGCCGTCCGAGCAGTTCGCCGAGGTGACCGTGCGCGGTCAGGCGGTCGTTGTCCTCGTCGTCCGTGAGGAGGACGATCAGCTCGGGACGGCTGTCGTCCCTGCCCTTGCGGGCCATGGTGTCTGCCGCGGCCCCGAGCGCGGCGTACGGATCGGCCTCCGCGTCCTGGACGACGGCCTCGCGGTCGACCGTGCGCTCGGCGTCCTGCCGCGCGTGCGGGCCGAACGTAAGGATCTCGTCGTAGGGGCGGCCGCCCGGCGAGGCGACGGACCACACCCCGTACTCGTCCCGGTCGCCGAGCCCGGCGAACGACTGCTTCAGGATGCCGGGGGCGCCGCCCGGCCCCTGCCAGAGGTCGGCCATGGACCCGGAACTGTCCAGCAGGAACAGCACCCGGCCCGGCCCGTTGGCGTTGCGGTACCGCTTCAGGGCCGTCTCCATCGCGTCGGCGCCCGCCGCCCCGGGAGCCGCTCCGGGGTCGGCGATCAGCCCGGAGTCCGGGACCCGCGAGGAGAGCAGGGCATGGGCCCCGGACGGGGAACGGAATCCCTCCTCGCCGAAGACCGCGAGCCCTCCGCCGTGTCCCTTCCCGTCACCGCTCCCGCCGCCCGGCTCCGTGAGCCACTCGCGGAAGGACCGGACCGCGTCGTCCCGCGCCGCGCCGTCGGCGTCGCCGTCCTTCCACCGGACCCGTACGAAGAGCGGCGTGAGGGCCGGCACGTCGTCGGGGTACTCGGCCATCCGCAGCGTGCGCGTCGTCCGGTCGCAGCCGACACCGCTCACCATCAGGAACTCCGGCACCAGAGCCGCCGTCCCCCGGTCGGTGTCCGCGTCGTCGGGCAGCGCGCAGAGCAGGTCACCGGCGGTGGGAGAGACCGGCCCGGTCTGCTCCACGCCCTTCTCGGCCCGGCTCACGTCGGGCGTCCCGGTGCCGTACAGGCCGACCGTCGCCAGCAGCGCGGAGTCCGTGTACGCCGGGTCCGCGCGCCGTACCTCGGCACTGCCGTCCCGCCGCGTCAGTTTCCGCCGCAGACCCGCGAGCGAGTCGCCGGTGCGGTCGGCCACCGATGCCTCGGCGATCTCCTGCGGCACGGACAGCACCACCGGCGAGTACGCGAAGGGCGCGGCGTCCGGCTCCAGCGACACATAGCTGCGCCGGAGCCCGGTGGGACGCGCCCGGGCGGCCGTCGCCGCGGTGCCCGGTATCCAGATGTCGGGCTGGGGCCCGATGTCGCGCTGCGGGTCGAGCTCGTCGTCGACCGGCCGCTGCCAGGGGTCCGACTGGTCGCGCAGGCCCGCCACGACGGCCGCCGAACCGGCGGCGTACACGGTGATCCCGCTGCGCCGGCAGCCGTCGCCGGTGGTGTTCGTCTCCGAGGTGAGGTAGGTGTCGGCCGCCTTGCGGACGGCCGGCTCCAGGTCGGGGTCGGTGAGCAGGCGCAGTTCCAGCGGCGGGGCACAGGGCGCCCCGCCGGACGCGCCGTGGCCGAGGACCAGGTAGCCGGCGAGGCCCAGGACGGCGGCGGCCAGAACGGCGAGGGCCAGGACGGCGACGGCGGTGCGGCGGGAACGGCGCCACCCCGGGCGCCACCGCCCCGTCTGGCGGGGCGGGCGCGGACCGCCCCGGTCCCGGACGCGGTGGAGCGCCACCCGGACCGAACGGACGCGGGTCCGCGCGGCGCGGGCCGCCGCGTCGAGCAGGGCGCCGGGCCGGAGCGGGGCCGCGTCGTCCGGCCCGCGGCGGACCGGCCCGCGGCGGACCGATCCGCCGGCCGCGCCGCCGGGCAGCGGGCCCCCTTCGGCCCCGGCGGGCGCGGTGGCCCCGGGGCGGACCGCCAGCAGCACGTCCACCGCCGGGTTCTCCGTGCGGCACTGCGGCTCCCAGGGCTCTCCGCGCTCGGTGCGGTGATGGGCGGACATGTACACCCGGAGGGCCTCCGCCAGGGCCAGGAAGGGAATCTCGTCACCCTCCCCCTCCACGCCCTCCGTCAGCAGATCCACCAGCCGGGCCGTGAAGGGCGTGGGGGTGCCGCCGGCCCCCGCGTCGATGCGGTGGTTGGCCTGCACGCCCATGAGCACGGAGACGCGCCGTCTGAGGTCGGGGCGCTCCACCGCCTCCCACACGCGGGCCGCGTTGCCCGCGTTGCAACAGTCGAGGACGACGACGATCCGCTCCGCCGCGCTGTCGGCGAGGATCCTCAGCACGTTGGTGAAGGGGGCGGCCCCCTCGAACCCGGCCGTCCCGCCCCGGACGACCTCCGCGTCACGCATCTGCAGCCACAGCTCGTCGCCCGCGCTGGGCACGGCGCCGTGTCCGGCGAAGTAGAGCAGGAGCAGTCCCTCGGCGTCGTCGACGGCCGCCCGCAGCGCCTTGCGGAACTCCCCCAGCGCCGGGGAGCGCGCCACGGTGACCCCGCCCGGCCCGAGCACTCCGCCCCGCTCCAGCGCGGCGGCGAGCAGCGACAGGTTGTGGGCGACGGCGGGCAGCGGGCTCGGGACGCCGTGGCGGTGCTCCGGTCGCGTGAACTCGTACTCCGACACCCCGACCAGCAGGGCCCGGTTCACTCGTCCGCGCGGGTCGAAGCGGTCCACCCGACTACCTCTCGTCGGGGTCCACGGGATCGACACGGGCTTCGGGCGGATCACCGTTCTCCACGGAGCCGCGGTTGTCCCGCCAGGCCAGGACGGCGCTCTTCACCTGGGCGAGCAGTTCCTTGAACAGGGTCTCGGCGCCCGCGCCGATCAGGACCAGCACGATGTCCGTGCCGACGCCCATGGGCGTGCCCTGCGCGTCGGTCCCGGCGCGCTCCTCGATCCTGAGATCGCCCCGCCCAACCAATTCCTCCAGCGGCTTCTCCCGCTCCAGCCACTTCTTCAGTGCGCCGACGTCGCTCTCGCTCGCCGTCCCGTCCAGACGCACACGGACGGCCCGGGTCGCCACACCCTCCCCCTCAGCAGTCATGACTCACCATCATGGCACCGGAGTTGACGTCCGGGGAGGCTCTCGACCATCACCGGCACGCGATCCGCACGGGTCGTACCCACCGCTGCTTCCGTCCAGGGGCCCGTGGGCGGAGGCGGGCCGTCAGACCTGCGCCTCCAGCCGGCTGAGTTCGCGCTGCACATGGTCCAGCGCGCCCTGCCGGCGCCCGGGCACGCGCAGCCGCAACCCGGCCAGGGCGAGCCCCAGTTCACGGGCGCGCAGCGGGTCCTCGACGCGGCCCCACTGATGGTGGGCCCGGTCCACGGCCGACTCCACGGCCGGGGCGTCGGCGGCCTGTCCCGCGTCCAGGCGCACGGTCGCCACCGCCAGCCAGACCCGGCAGCTGCCGGCCGCGTCCCCGGCCAGCATCGCCAGGTCGGCACGGACCTCCGCCCAGTGCAGGGCCTCCTCGGATGCGGCGCCCCAGGCGCGGACCGCCTCCTGTTCCCGGCGCCCGGCCAGTGCCGCCGCCTCGTCGTGCCGGCCCGCCTGCGCGGCGGCGGTGATCGCGGCGTGCGGGTCCGGTGCCGCGGGCACCCGGGCGTCCACCGCCAGCACGATCCCCGGCCGCCCGCCGTTCCCTTCGGCGCGGGCCAGCGCCTGTTCGTGCAGGAGCGGCAGCGCGGGGCGATGGCCGCTGCGCAGCAGGGTGGCGACGGCCTTCATGTACGCCGGGGACGCCACCGTGCGCCGGGGCGGCGGCGGGGCCACGCGGCCGTACAGTCCGACGCCCGGCCCCACGGCCAGGGTGCCGGTGGCGAGGTGGTCCCAGCTCTCCGCGTCGGCGTGCAGGTCGGCCAGGACCGTCGTGGTGCCGGGCGGGCGCAGCCGGAGTTCCTCGGCGATCCAGTGCCAGGGGAAGGCCGTGTAGCGGACGGTCGCCGGGGTGGTGCGGGCCAGTGCGAGGTGGGGGAGGCGCTGACGGCGGTCCAGCTGGAGCTGGCCGGTCACGAACAGGGTCAGCGGGCCGGGGGCGGCGGCCGCGGCCCGCAGCCGGGTCAGGACGGCCTGGGGTTCCAGGGGGTCGGCCAGTTCGACGACGTTCGCCGTCTCCGTGCCGGACAGCACCGCGGGGGAGACGGCCGCGAGCACGGGGAGCACGGACGCCGCGTCCACCAGACACCCCTTGCCGACCGGCGAGGCCGCGAGGAGCAGCACGGTTCCGGGCATGGTTCCCTCCCCATCGATCACGTACGCCAGCACCGTAACCTCTGCGCCTGCAAAGGGGGGACGACAGACGTGCAAACGCCCTCCTATGGCCGGCTTCCGGCGCCGCCCCCGCCGTCGGCGCTCCCGCCGCCCCTCCACCCCCTGCCGCCCGTGCCTCGGCCGCCCGTGCCTCGGCCGCTCCGGCCAACGCCCCGGCGCCGGCCGCCGATGCCCCCGATGCCGCCGCCCGTGGTGGCCCCGCCGGGCCGCCGTCGTACCGCGAAGATCGTCGTGTCGTCGGAGAGGTGCCCCCCGCAGTGCCGCAGGGTGCCGTCGCGGACGAGTTCGACGAGGCGTTCCGGGTCGGCGGTCGCCGGGTCGGCCGCGAGGGCGCCGGCCACCCGGTCGCGCAGCGGGAAGAAGACTCCGTCGGCGTCACGGGCCTCGGTCACGCCGTCCGTGACCAGCAGCAGGGTCTCGCCGGGGGCCAGCACCGCCGTCAGGACGAGGGGCCGGTCGTCGGTCAGGGCCGCGAGGCCCAGGGGCAGGCCGTGGCCCGGCGGCAGGTCGCGGACGCCGTCGGGGGCGACCACCAGCGGCGGTTCGTGGCCGAAGTTGACGAACTCCACGGTGTCCCGGTCGTCCTGGGGGAAGCCGACCAGGATGCCGGTGGCGAAACGGTCCCGGTCGTCACGGCCGAGCGCCGCCCGGTAGCGCACGTGCCGGAGCATGCGCACCTCCAGCCGGTCGGCGACGGTGTCGAGGGCGGGCTCGTGGAAGGCCGCCTCGCGGAACGTGCCGAGCAGCGCGGCCGCCGCCTCCACCGCCCCGAGTCCCTTGCCCTGGACGTCGCCGAGCAGCAGCCGGGTGCCGCGGGGGCCGGGCTGGATGTCGTAGAAGTCGCCGCCGACCCTGGCCTCGCTGTCGGCGGCCAGGTACACGGCCGCGTGGTCGAGGCCGCCCCAGCCGGCCGGCATCGGGCGCAGCACGGTGCGCCGGGTGGTCTCGACGACGTCCAGCATGTGCAGCATGCGCCGCTCGCCGCGGACCCGGACCCCACAGGCCAGGATCGCGAGGAGGCTGCCCAGGGCGACGAGGATGAAGTCGGCCAGCCCCGTCCGGTACTGGTACGACCAGGACCGGTCCACCGCGAAGTAGGTGAGCATCGAGAGGCAGGCGAAGGCCGCCGTGCCCCACACTCCGCACAGCGCCGCCGCGATGCCCGGGACGAGCACGATCCACGAGATCATCCGGAACGCGCCCGAGGTGTTCCAGTCGGCCGCCGCGATCCCGCCGAGCAGCAGCGCGGGCGGCACCCAGGCGACGCTGCGGCCGCGCGCTCTCAGGAGTTTCTGCCGCTGGACGGGGTCGTCCCGCCCGGCCGGGAGCGGCAGCGGGCCGGGCATGAGTCGCCGGTCGCCCACCTCGCCGTACCGCCTGTCCTTGTCGGCGCGCGGCGGATGTCAGTACGCCACCGACATCCGGCCACGCGGGTGGGTGGGCGTCTCCAGCTCGTCGACGAAGGCGACGGCGTAGTCCTCGGCGCTGATCCGGCTGTTGCCGTGGTCGTCGGTGAGCAGCCGGTCGCCGTCGGTCCGGAACCGGCCCGTGCGCCGGCCGGGGCCGATGTCCGCGGCGGGCGAGACGTAGGTCCAGTCGAGGTCGTCGACGGTGCGGTAGTAGGTGAGGGCCTCGCGGTGGGCGAGCGCCTCGGCGAGCACGGGCTCGGGGAAACCCGGCTGGTCCGCGAGTTCCTGTCCGGGCGCGACCTCCAGGCTGCCCGCGCCGCCGACGACCACGAGCCGGGCGACGCCCGCCGCGCGGGTGCCGTCCACGAGCGCCCGGTTGAGGGTGAGGAAGGGACCCGTGAGGTCCGGCCCGTCCCTCGGCGGCACGCACGCCGAGGCGACCGCGTCGGCGCCCGCGGCCAGTTCGGCCACTTTGGCGTCGTCGGCCGCGTCCGCGGCGGTGGCGGTGACCCCGGGGACCGGGGACCGCCCGGACCTGCTGACCGCCAGGACCTGATGACCGCGCTCCGCCGCCTCCGTGGCGATCCGGCTGCCGACCATGCCGGTGGCGCCGAAGAGTACGAGCTTCATGGGAGTCAGCGAAACACGCGCCCGAAGCCCCCGCATCCCGACTTGCCAGCCGTCCGGGCGAGGTGTGCCCTGGAAGGCAGGGGCGAGGAGAGAGGAGTCCTCCCATGGCTCACGCGGCACCTTCCTCATCGGCGCCCGGGACACGGCACACGGCACGGGCGCCACAGCCGTCGGACGTCTTCGACGCGCGCATCCACGCCGTCGCGCTGTGGGCGGTACCCGTGCTCGGCGGGCTCGTCTACGGGTTCTGGGCGGCGGCCATCAACCGCGGTGGCGGGCCCATCACGGGCTGGAACATCCTGTTCGGATTCGTGTGCGCGATCGTGTTCGCCGTGGCCTGCGTCGGTGTCCTGCTGGTGGCTCCGCTGCTGCGGCGCGAACTGCACGCGGTGCTCTGGGCCGTCTTCGCCGGCCTCGCCTTCGGCTTCATCTACAGCCAGGCCGACCACAGTGTCTGGCGGTCCACGATGATGTCGCTGGGGGTCGCCTTCGGCGTGTTCGTCGTGAACTTCTACCGCTACTACACCCACGAGGACGCGGCCGGTCACCAGCTGGGCTGACGCCCCTCCCGCGCCGTCCGCGGCGCACGGCACCCGGCCCGTACGACACACGAGACCCCGGCCCGCATGTGGTGCACGAGATCCCGGCGGCCGCCGGGGTCTCGTGCACCTCCCTCACTCACCTACCTCCTGGGACGCCGGCCCCAGGAGCCGCGGGGCGTGATGGTCACGCCGGTTCTTCCAGGTTCGCCGGTTCTTCCAGGTTCCAGGAAACACCCGTTCGGGTGAGCCCTCCACCGGAGCGGACGGAACCCCGGGACGCCCGGGGGTTCCCCGGGGGGGGGGCACGGGCCCCGGCCCCCGTTCGGCTTGTCACGTGCGCCCATCTGCAGTCACACCGCTCGCGCCCGGGCTCGCCGGGGCTTTGCCTGAGAGGGTGTCCCCCCGTGCCCGGAGCGTCCTGTCGGCCGTTCTGATCGTCCTCGCGTGCCTGCTCGCGCCGCTCGGCGCGCTGTCGGGCTGGGCGATGTACGGCATCGGCGACAGCGGGCGCTACGAGGCCACGGTGGCGCCGCTCGCCTCGGACTCGGACGTGCGGGAGGCGATCGCCTCGGCGGTCACGGACGGCATCCTGCGCGAGGTCCACGTGGGCGCACCGCTCCAGAAGCCGGTGAACCACTTCGTGCGGGACGCGGTGCGCTCCTTCACCCACACCCCGGCGTTCCGCGCGGCGTGGCAGGCGGCGAACCGGGCCGCGCACGACGCCGTGATGCGGGCGCTGCACAGCGACCGCGAGGAGGCCGTGACCATCGACCTCGCGCCGGTCGCGCAGCGGGTCAAGAGCCAGCTGACGGTCGAGCACATGCCGTTGGCCAACCGGATCCCCGTCGAGCACACCGAGATCACGGTGCTGCCGTCCGAGGACCTGAACCAGCTCCGGAAAGGGTTCCACGTGCTTGAATTCGCCGGCTTCTGGCTGCCGGCCGCGGCAGCCGTCCTCGCCGTGACGGGCATCCTGGTCGCGGTGTGCCGCAGACGGGCGGTGCTGGCCACCGGGCTCGGGACCGCGCTGGGCGCCGCGCTGCTCGGCGTGGCGATCGCCGTGGGCCGCCGGCTGACCCTCGCCGACCTGCCGGCCGACGTGTCCCCGAGCGCGGCGGGCGCGGTCTACGACGCCCTCACCGGCACCCTCCGCCTCGTCTCCTGGCTGCTGCTCGGCCTGGGGGTCGCGGTGGCCTCGGCCGCGCTGCTCACGGCCGCGTACGGGCGACGCCGGCGAGCGTCCGCAGCGCCCGCGCAAGCTCCGGCGGACCAGCCGACGCAAGTCCGAGCCTGACCGCGTCGGGCACGCCGCTCCCGGCCGCGAACGCGGAGCCCGGGGTGACGGCGATCCCGTGCGCCGCTGCCGCCGCCGTGAAGGTGTCGGCGCGCCACGGCGGGGGCAGCTCCCACCAGGCGAAGTACGAGTGCGGGTCGGCCCGTACGGAGAACCCGGCGAGATGCCGGGCGACGAGCCGCTGCCGGGCCGCCGCGTCGGCGCGCTTGGCGGTGACCAGCCGCCCCACCGTCCCGTCGGCGATCCAGCGGACCGCGGCCTCCAGCGCGAAGCGCCCCGCCGTCCACGCCCCGGAGCGAAGGGCCTCCCCGACGGCCTCGACCCGCTCCGGCGGGACCACGAGCACGCCCACCGTCAGTCCGGGCGCGACGCGCTTGGAGAGCCCGTCGACGACATGGGTGCGCTCCGGGGCGTACGCGGCCAGGGGCGCCGGGCCCCGCCGGCCGTCCTGGAGGAAGGACCAGATCCGGTCCTCGACGAGGGGGAGGTCCGCGTCCCTGGCGGCGGCGGCCAGCTCCCTGCGGCGGGTGTCGCCCGCCGTCGCCGACGTCGGGTTGTGCAGGGTCGGCTGGACGTACACGGCGGCGAGCGGCGCCGAGCGGTGCGCCGCGGTGACCGCCTCCGGACGCAGCCCCTGTTCGTCCGTCGCCAGCGGGACCGGCGTGATGCCCAGCCGTGTCGCGATCTCCTTGACCAGCGGATACGTCAGTGACTCGACACCGACGCGGCCGCCCGGCCGGACGAGGGAGGCGAGTGCGGCGGCGACGGCCTGGCGCGCGTTGCCCGCGAACGCCAGCCGGTCCGGGGCGGGCCGCCAGCCCGGGGTGGCGAGCAGGGCGGCGAAGGCCTCGCGGGCCGCGGGCGTGCCGGTGGCGGGCGCCGTGCGCAGCGCGTCCGTGAGCAGGTCCGGGCGCGCCAGCGTGGCGAGGGCGGGAGCGAGCAGCTCCGACTGCCCCGGGACGACCGGGTAGTTCAGCTCCATGTTGACGACAGCGCCGGACGGGGAGCCGAACGGGCCCGGTCCGCCCGGGAGTTCCGGGGGCGGTTCGGCGAGGGCGCGGCCCGAGGGGACCGGGGCCGCCCGGACGAACGTGCCGCGGCCGACCTCGCCGACCACCAGCCCGCGCCGCACCAGTTCGGCGTAGACACGTCCGGCGGTCGACCCGGCGATACCGCGCCGCCGCGCGAACACCCTCTGCGGAGGCAGCTGTTCACCGGACCTGAGCCGCCCGGCGGCGATGTCCTCGGCCAGCCGGTCGGCGATGCGCCGGTAGTCCTCCACGCGACACCTCCTCACATTGCACCGAGAGCAAAGATTTTATTGCACCGAGCAGTTGGCCGGTCCTAGGGTCGGCACATGGCACCCTTCCTCGCATACGAGGACAAAGGGGATGTCGCCGCGTCGGCGCTACCCCTCGTCCTGATCCACGGCCACCCCTTCGACCGCACCATGTGGGCTCCCCAGATCGCCGCCTTCTCGGCCGGCCGCCGGGTGATCGCACCCGATCTGCGCGGCTACGGCGCCTCGCCGGTGGTCCCGGGCGTCACCCTCCTGTCCGCCTTCGCCGAGGACGTCGTGGCACTCCTCGACGACCTCGGCGTCACCACGTGCGTCCTCGCCGGGCTCTCCATGGGCGGCCAGATCGCCATGGAGTGCTACCGGCTGTTCCCGGAGCGGATCCGCGCGCTGGTGCTGGCCGACACCTTCCCGGCGGCGGAGACTCCGAAGGGCCGGCGGTCCCGGGCCGCGACGGCGGACCGGCTGCTGCGCGAGGGCATGGCGGGATACGCCGACGAGGTGCTGCACCGGATGGTCGCCCCGTACGCCGACGCGCGCGTCGCGGACCGGGTGCACCGGATGATGACCGGCACGCCGGCCGAGGGCGCCGCGGCGGCCCTGCGCGGGCGGGCGCTCCGCCCCGACTACCGTGACCTGCTGACCCGGGTCGGCGTCCCGGCACTCGTCGTGGTCGGCGCGGACGACACGTTCACCCCGGTCCACGACGCGGAGGCGATGCACGCGGCACTGCCCGATTCCACGCTGCGCGTGATCGCCTCGGCCGCCCACCTGCCGAACCTGGAACGCCCCGAGGAGTTCAACGAGGCACTGGCCGCCTTCCTCGCCCGCCTCGACGCCTCCACCCCGGTCCCCTCCGGGGCACAGGGGACATGACACCCGCGCACCGGCCGCCCTCCGGCCCGCACGGCCCTCCGGTCTCGCCGCCCGCCGGCCCGTACCCGTCCGCGCGGGCGCCCGGCCGCGGGCCCGCGGACCTGGGGGGCGGGTCCGGGGACGGCTCCGTGAAACGGTCATAATGGGCTCATGCCCCGCCAGTTGCCCAGTGTGCTCACCCCGCCCGACTGGCTGGCCAGGAACCTCCGCCCGCAGCACGACCCCGTCTCCCGCGCGGCCGTCGTCCGCGCCGCGGTGGCGATGTCCCTGCCGCTGGCGATCGGACTGGCCGTGGGCCGGCCCGAATACGGCGCGCTC
This region includes:
- a CDS encoding extracellular solute-binding protein, with amino-acid sequence MHGSAAARRVHGCATALVLLLTAACTGGGPTPSGAPVSPGGPGDIIVASGRDVTGKGGVRQQLIDAWNARQDKERTGVHARLVELPGSADEQRSQLLGALQSRGAEYDVVNLDVTWVPEFAAAHLISPLRADMLDGDMIKSVADTARWDGKVFAVPFNSDVGLLYYRRDYLEQAHIRDTDLSRGVGWQRLRELTDAVEAPGARRPPDYEKGWTTQLGPYEGRTVNGVEAFLSAADGVALTDDRGRYTATVAELTEGVAELRARAQPAYTLGDASRSDETESLTDFADGRTAFLRHWPYAYRTLHQSLGEAQVGVAPLPGRAVLGGQNLAVTTQSPRRAAKAKELIRFLTGERSERCLLDAGFAATRESAYQDDGVTCGTAAAPGASPASPSASPTAESADRMPRDDQGRPRYARTILLPALRRAVQRPRTPLYGAFTQTFATELGKLFGEDPPGDAELAAVLDRALRRVLPDR
- a CDS encoding caspase family protein translates to MDRFDPRGRVNRALLVGVSEYEFTRPEHRHGVPSPLPAVAHNLSLLAAALERGGVLGPGGVTVARSPALGEFRKALRAAVDDAEGLLLLYFAGHGAVPSAGDELWLQMRDAEVVRGGTAGFEGAAPFTNVLRILADSAAERIVVVLDCCNAGNAARVWEAVERPDLRRRVSVLMGVQANHRIDAGAGGTPTPFTARLVDLLTEGVEGEGDEIPFLALAEALRVYMSAHHRTERGEPWEPQCRTENPAVDVLLAVRPGATAPAGAEGGPLPGGAAGGSVRRGPVRRGPDDAAPLRPGALLDAAARAARTRVRSVRVALHRVRDRGGPRPPRQTGRWRPGWRRSRRTAVAVLALAVLAAAVLGLAGYLVLGHGASGGAPCAPPLELRLLTDPDLEPAVRKAADTYLTSETNTTGDGCRRSGITVYAAGSAAVVAGLRDQSDPWQRPVDDELDPQRDIGPQPDIWIPGTAATAARARPTGLRRSYVSLEPDAAPFAYSPVVLSVPQEIAEASVADRTGDSLAGLRRKLTRRDGSAEVRRADPAYTDSALLATVGLYGTGTPDVSRAEKGVEQTGPVSPTAGDLLCALPDDADTDRGTAALVPEFLMVSGVGCDRTTRTLRMAEYPDDVPALTPLFVRVRWKDGDADGAARDDAVRSFREWLTEPGGGSGDGKGHGGGLAVFGEEGFRSPSGAHALLSSRVPDSGLIADPGAAPGAAGADAMETALKRYRNANGPGRVLFLLDSSGSMADLWQGPGGAPGILKQSFAGLGDRDEYGVWSVASPGGRPYDEILTFGPHARQDAERTVDREAVVQDAEADPYAALGAAADTMARKGRDDSRPELIVLLTDDEDNDRLTAHGHLGELLGRLHDKGVPVVMAALDSGGCAKDGPGRRISEESGGRCLDTTGDLVADLRNEVARTGTGDE
- a CDS encoding PP2C family protein-serine/threonine phosphatase gives rise to the protein MPGPLPLPAGRDDPVQRQKLLRARGRSVAWVPPALLLGGIAAADWNTSGAFRMISWIVLVPGIAAALCGVWGTAAFACLSMLTYFAVDRSWSYQYRTGLADFILVALGSLLAILACGVRVRGERRMLHMLDVVETTRRTVLRPMPAGWGGLDHAAVYLAADSEARVGGDFYDIQPGPRGTRLLLGDVQGKGLGAVEAAAALLGTFREAAFHEPALDTVADRLEVRMLRHVRYRAALGRDDRDRFATGILVGFPQDDRDTVEFVNFGHEPPLVVAPDGVRDLPPGHGLPLGLAALTDDRPLVLTAVLAPGETLLLVTDGVTEARDADGVFFPLRDRVAGALAADPATADPERLVELVRDGTLRHCGGHLSDDTTIFAVRRRPGGATTGGGIGGIGGRRRGVGRSGRGTGGRGTGGRGWRGGGSADGGGGAGSRP
- a CDS encoding NAD(P)-dependent oxidoreductase, which translates into the protein MKLVLFGATGMVGSRIATEAAERGHQVLAVSRSGRSPVPGVTATAADAADDAKVAELAAGADAVASACVPPRDGPDLTGPFLTLNRALVDGTRAAGVARLVVVGGAGSLEVAPGQELADQPGFPEPVLAEALAHREALTYYRTVDDLDWTYVSPAADIGPGRRTGRFRTDGDRLLTDDHGNSRISAEDYAVAFVDELETPTHPRGRMSVAY
- a CDS encoding aminotransferase-like domain-containing protein, producing MEDYRRIADRLAEDIAAGRLRSGEQLPPQRVFARRRGIAGSTAGRVYAELVRRGLVVGEVGRGTFVRAAPVPSGRALAEPPPELPGGPGPFGSPSGAVVNMELNYPVVPGQSELLAPALATLARPDLLTDALRTAPATGTPAAREAFAALLATPGWRPAPDRLAFAGNARQAVAAALASLVRPGGRVGVESLTYPLVKEIATRLGITPVPLATDEQGLRPEAVTAAHRSAPLAAVYVQPTLHNPTSATAGDTRRRELAAAARDADLPLVEDRIWSFLQDGRRGPAPLAAYAPERTHVVDGLSKRVAPGLTVGVLVVPPERVEAVGEALRSGAWTAGRFALEAAVRWIADGTVGRLVTAKRADAAARQRLVARHLAGFSVRADPHSYFAWWELPPPWRADTFTAAAAAHGIAVTPGSAFAAGSGVPDAVRLGLASAGPPELARALRTLAGVARTRP
- a CDS encoding alpha/beta fold hydrolase gives rise to the protein MAPFLAYEDKGDVAASALPLVLIHGHPFDRTMWAPQIAAFSAGRRVIAPDLRGYGASPVVPGVTLLSAFAEDVVALLDDLGVTTCVLAGLSMGGQIAMECYRLFPERIRALVLADTFPAAETPKGRRSRAATADRLLREGMAGYADEVLHRMVAPYADARVADRVHRMMTGTPAEGAAAALRGRALRPDYRDLLTRVGVPALVVVGADDTFTPVHDAEAMHAALPDSTLRVIASAAHLPNLERPEEFNEALAAFLARLDASTPVPSGAQGT